CAGCACCGAGGTAAGGCCGAGCTTCCTCGACCGCATGAAGGAAGCGGTAACGCGCACCCGCGAATCGCTGGGCGAGCGCATCGACGAGATCGCCTCCTGGAACAAGGAGATCGATCGCTCCACGCTCGATGAGCTCGAAGCCACGCTCCTCGCCGCCGACCTCGGCTCGACCACCACACAAGAAGTACTGGCCAAGCTGCGCGAAAAGGCTGATCACAAGCAGATCGGGAACGTCGCCGAGCTCAAGCGCCTGTTGAAAGACGAGCTGCTCGCCATCCTGAAGACCGTGGAGCGTCCGCCGAATACGGTCGATGGCCCGGAGGTCATCCTTGTGGTCGGGGTGAACGGCACCGGAAAAACGACCACCATCGGCAAGCTCGCCCACACGCTGCGCGCGCAGGGGAAGACCGTGCTGCTCGCCGCCGCCGACACCTATCGCGCCGCGGCCATCGAGCAGCTCGAGATTTGGGGACAGCGTACCGGCGCCGAGGTCATCAAGACCAAGCCGGGCGGCGATCCTTCCGCCGTGCTCTATGACGCGCTCCAGGCCGCGTGCGCGCGCCACACCGATTACGTGATCGTCGATACCGCCGGCCGCCTGCACACCAAGACCAACCTGATGTCCGAGCTGGAGAAGATGACGCGGACGGCGCACCGCATCGTCCCCGGCGCGCCGCATGAAGTCCTGCTGGTGATGGACGCGACCACCGGACAGAACGGCTTGCAGCAAGCGCGCTTGTTCACGCAGTCCGCGGGCGTGACCGGCATCGTGCTGACCAAGCTCGATGGCACCGCCAAAGGCGGCGTGGTCGTCGCCATCTCGCGCGAGCTCGGTTTGCCGGTGCGCTACGTCGGCGTGGGCGAGAAACAGGGCGACCTGTTGCCGTTCAGTGGCGAGGATTTTGTCGATTCCCTCTTTGCTTGATCTCTGCTTTGCCGGATCAGTTTGCGTAGCCTGTAAATGATGGCGAACAACTCCATGGCCAACGGCTCCCGATCCAACGACGAGCAGCACATGCGCGAGGCTCTCGCCCTCGCCCGTGAAGGCACTGCGCTTGCCTCGCCGAATCCCTGCGTGGGCGCGGTCGTGGCAGACGCCGCCGGCAACGTCGTTGGCCGCGGCTCATATACCTATGCAGGCGTAAAGCACGCCGAGGTACTGGCCCTTGATCAAGCTGGCGCGAAGGCCGGCGGTGGCACACTCTATGTGAACCTGGAACCATGCTGCCACCAGGGACGCACCGGCCCCTGCACCGAGGTCGTGATCGCGTCGGGCATCAAGCGTGTGGTCGCCGCGATGCGCGATCCGAATCCGCTGGTCGCGGGAAAGGGATTCGAGCTGCTGCGCGCCGCCGGCGTCGAGGTCACCGAAGCCGTGCTGCATGACGAAGCCCGCAAGCGGAACGAGAGTTTTGCGAAGTGGATCCGGACGCGGCTGCCGCTGGTCACGCTGAAGGCGGCGATCACGCTGGACGGCAAGATCGCGCCGCCGCCGGGGGGTGCGCAAACGGGAGAATCACAGAGTCCGACGGCGCTCGGCTCCGGCGGCGCCAGCACCACCTACATCACCAGCGAAGCGGCGCGCGCACACGTGCAGGAACTGCGCCATGCCTCCGACGCCATCCTGGTGGGTGTGGGCACCATCGTGGCAGACGATCCCCTGCTCACCGACCGCACCTTGCGTCCGCGGCGGCGTCCCTTGCAGCGCGTGATACTGGATTCGCGGCTGCGCGTGCCGTTGGAGTCGCGCATAGTCAAAACGGCGAAGGACGACGTGATCGTCTTCTGCTCGTTCGCGGAAGAAAAGAAGAAGCAGGCGCTGGAGTCGCAGGGCGTCCGCGTCGAACAGGTCAGGCTCGGCGCCGCCGACGGTCGGCCCGACCTGAAGCAGATCGCGGCGCGGCTGGGTGAACTCGAGCTCATCAGCCTGTTGATCGAGGGCGGTGCGCTGGTCAATTGGGCCGCGCTTGCCAGCGGCGTCGTGGACAAGGTCTTTCTGTATTACGCTCCCCGCATCCTGGCGGGCACGGGCTCGGTGCCGTTCGCCGCGGGCCCCGGCTTTCGCAGCCTGGGCGAGGCACCGTACGTGAAGCAGCTCGAGCTGCACCGCTTCGGCGAAGACTTCGCCGTTGAAGGATATCTGCGCGATCCCTACGAGGCGAGCTGATGTTCACCGGGCTGATCGAAGAAGTCGGCAAGGTCGCGGCCATCGCGCCGGTCACCGGCGTGGACGGCACGCGGCGCTTTTCCATCGCCTCGACCACGCTCATCCGCGAGCTGAAGCGGGGCGACTCCATCGCGGTCAGCGGCGTGTGCCTCACCGCCGTCGAGATCGACGCGCAGTCGTTCAGCGCCGACCTCGCCGCTGAGACGGTGGCGCGCACCTCGCTCTCGCGGCTGCGCGCGAACGCCCTCGTCAACCTCGAACTGCCGATGAAGTCGGGCCAGCGCATGGGCGGCCACATCGTTCAAGGACACGTCGACGGCGTCGGCACGCTGACCTCGCTCGGAAAGATTCCGGGCGGTGAGGACTACCTGCTGCGCGTCTCCCTGCCGCCGGAGCTGGCGCGCTACGCCGTGTTCAAGGGCTCGATCGCCATCGAGGGCATCAGCCTCACCGTCGCGAAGATAGAGCGCAACGAGATCGAGGTGGCCATCATCCCGCACACCTTCACCGCCACCAACCTGCACTCGCTCGCTGTCGGCGACCCACTGAACGTCGAGGTAGACGTGCTGGCAAAATACGCCGAGCGGCTATTGCAAAACAAACTGCAAGACAAAGACAAACCCTCCGGCGGGATCACCCTGGAGCGACTGCGCGAAGAAGGTTTCTGATCCCCAAACAGGAGACAGGAGACCCCGCCCCTACGCGCGGGATTGCGACCAGGATGGCGGCGGCGCCTGCCCCGGCAGCACCAGTTCGTCGAGACGCAGGAACTCCTGCACCACCGGATCGTCGCAACGCTCCATCTCCGCCGGCGTCCCGAAGAACAGGCACTTGGCTTCGTGCAGGAAGACGATGCGGTCGGCCAGTTTCTTGGCGAGCCGCATGTCATGCGTCACCACGACCGAGGTCAGCTTCAACTGATACTTGAGCTTTTTGATGAGATCGCCTAATAACTGGGCCATTAGCGGATCGACCATCGTCGTGGGCTCGTCGTACAGGATGCACTCTGGCTGCGCCGCCAAGGCGCGCGCGATGGCCACCGAGCGCTTCATCCCGGTCGAAAGCTCCGACGGCAACTGGTCGCGATACTGCTTCACGCCCACCATCTCGAGCAGGCCGTCCACGACCTGGTAGATCTGCTCCTCGTCGAGGTCGCGGCGCTCACGCAGCGGGAACGCAACATTCTCACCGACGGTCAGCGAATCGAAGAGCGCGCCATTCTGAAAGACCATGGTCACCTTCTTCCGGATACGCTCCATCTCCGCCTCGGTGAAGTGGGTCACGTCCTCGTCGGCCACGATCACCGTGCCGGAATCCGCCTTCAGGAAACCCATGATGATGTGCAGCGAGACCGATTTGCCCACGCCCGAGCGTCCCAGGATGCACACCGTCTCCGCCGGCAACACGTCGAAGCTCACATCATCGAGCACCACGTGCGAGCCGAATGCCTTGTACACGTCGATGAAGCGGATGTACGGCTTGGCTGGCTCACCTTCATCCGGCCGATGCTGGGCCTGTGTGCTCGTCGCGTGTCCATTCGTCGTGAGTGTGCTCATCGTGCCCCCGATCCCTTTGCCTGCTCGTAATCCTCTTTGGTATTCAAGTTTTGGAACATGCTTGCCGGCAAGCCGAGCTTGGCGAACTCCGCTTCATCGATCACGCGCGTGATCTCCGGCGCGAAGAGCGCGTCGATCTTGTTGTTGCCCGCTGCCAGCGCCCGGTCAGCGATGCTCTCGAACTCCTTGCGATAACACGCGCACAGCGGCTGGTAACCCCCGCCGACCTTGGGCACGGTGACCAGCGCTTCCGCATGTTGCGCCTGCTTCAGCATGTACTCCAGGAACTTCGGTTCGATGAACGGCATGTCGATGGCCAGCATGAGATTGAATTCTGAGCGCGAGATCTCGAGCGCGGCGTGGATCCCGCCCAGCGGCCCGCGTTCGGGATAGATGTCCGTCGCGATCTGTCCGAAAGCGGAGAACTTCTGCTTCGGCCCGACGATGCGCATCTGCTCCGCCACCGACTTCGCGATGCCAATCATGTGGTCGATGAGCAAGTGTCCCTCGAAGTCGAGGAACGCCTTCTCTGTCCCCATGCGCGAGCTCTGACCACCCGCGAGTATGAATGCGGTCACATCGTGCATTTGTGCGGTGATTGTAGCCGAGGTGGAAGGCGGTGGTGGAGAGAATCGCGCCCTCAGGCGAGCTTGCGGCGCAGCTCCTGCAGTGACTGGCGCGAGATCATGTCGCGCATGGTCAACACCTTGACCTGCTTTGGCACCTGGGCACAGACCTGGTCATAACAGAGAGGCGAAACGTAGACGCGTTCCACCTTCGGCCAAAGCTCCTTCAGGCGCTTGCGGTCGCGCCAGTCGATCAGCACGATCCGCTGGGCTACGTGCGGTGGCGCCAGCAGAGCCAGGGCGCTGCGGAACCGCGACTCATACGAGGTCTCGGTGACCACCATGGGGAACAATCCCCGGCGCGCGTTCGCAATCA
This Acidobacteriota bacterium DNA region includes the following protein-coding sequences:
- the ribD gene encoding bifunctional diaminohydroxyphosphoribosylaminopyrimidine deaminase/5-amino-6-(5-phosphoribosylamino)uracil reductase RibD; the protein is MANGSRSNDEQHMREALALAREGTALASPNPCVGAVVADAAGNVVGRGSYTYAGVKHAEVLALDQAGAKAGGGTLYVNLEPCCHQGRTGPCTEVVIASGIKRVVAAMRDPNPLVAGKGFELLRAAGVEVTEAVLHDEARKRNESFAKWIRTRLPLVTLKAAITLDGKIAPPPGGAQTGESQSPTALGSGGASTTYITSEAARAHVQELRHASDAILVGVGTIVADDPLLTDRTLRPRRRPLQRVILDSRLRVPLESRIVKTAKDDVIVFCSFAEEKKKQALESQGVRVEQVRLGAADGRPDLKQIAARLGELELISLLIEGGALVNWAALASGVVDKVFLYYAPRILAGTGSVPFAAGPGFRSLGEAPYVKQLELHRFGEDFAVEGYLRDPYEAS
- a CDS encoding riboflavin synthase, with amino-acid sequence MFTGLIEEVGKVAAIAPVTGVDGTRRFSIASTTLIRELKRGDSIAVSGVCLTAVEIDAQSFSADLAAETVARTSLSRLRANALVNLELPMKSGQRMGGHIVQGHVDGVGTLTSLGKIPGGEDYLLRVSLPPELARYAVFKGSIAIEGISLTVAKIERNEIEVAIIPHTFTATNLHSLAVGDPLNVEVDVLAKYAERLLQNKLQDKDKPSGGITLERLREEGF
- the ftsY gene encoding signal recognition particle-docking protein FtsY — encoded protein: MIQTLFGSTEVRPSFLDRMKEAVTRTRESLGERIDEIASWNKEIDRSTLDELEATLLAADLGSTTTQEVLAKLREKADHKQIGNVAELKRLLKDELLAILKTVERPPNTVDGPEVILVVGVNGTGKTTTIGKLAHTLRAQGKTVLLAAADTYRAAAIEQLEIWGQRTGAEVIKTKPGGDPSAVLYDALQAACARHTDYVIVDTAGRLHTKTNLMSELEKMTRTAHRIVPGAPHEVLLVMDATTGQNGLQQARLFTQSAGVTGIVLTKLDGTAKGGVVVAISRELGLPVRYVGVGEKQGDLLPFSGEDFVDSLFA
- a CDS encoding ATP-binding cassette domain-containing protein, producing the protein MSTLTTNGHATSTQAQHRPDEGEPAKPYIRFIDVYKAFGSHVVLDDVSFDVLPAETVCILGRSGVGKSVSLHIIMGFLKADSGTVIVADEDVTHFTEAEMERIRKKVTMVFQNGALFDSLTVGENVAFPLRERRDLDEEQIYQVVDGLLEMVGVKQYRDQLPSELSTGMKRSVAIARALAAQPECILYDEPTTMVDPLMAQLLGDLIKKLKYQLKLTSVVVTHDMRLAKKLADRIVFLHEAKCLFFGTPAEMERCDDPVVQEFLRLDELVLPGQAPPPSWSQSRA
- a CDS encoding molybdenum cofactor guanylyltransferase → MGTEKAFLDFEGHLLIDHMIGIAKSVAEQMRIVGPKQKFSAFGQIATDIYPERGPLGGIHAALEISRSEFNLMLAIDMPFIEPKFLEYMLKQAQHAEALVTVPKVGGGYQPLCACYRKEFESIADRALAAGNNKIDALFAPEITRVIDEAEFAKLGLPASMFQNLNTKEDYEQAKGSGAR